CGAGGTGCGGTATTCGGACCTGGGCTACCTGCTGCTGGGACGGGTGCTGGAGCGGGTGTATGGGCAGCCGCTGCGTGACTTTGTGCTCGAAGCAGGCCTGACTTTCATGCCTGAACCCTCGCGCAGCGTGGCCACCGAGCGCTGCGCCTGGCGCGAGCGGGTCCTGCGCGGAGAAACCCATGACGAGAACGCCGCGGCGCACGGGGGCGTGGCCGGCCACGCCGGGCTGTTCGGCACCCTGGACGGAGTGCTTGACCAGGCGGAAGCCCTGCTGCGGGGAAGCTGGCTGGGTGCCGCTGCGCTCTCAGCCGCCACCCGCCCGTATGCGCCGGGCCGCACCCTGGCATTCGTGCAGGCCCAGCCCGGCTGGAGCGGCGGCGGCCTGACGTCGCCGGATGCATACGGACACACCGGCTTTACCGGCACCGGCCTGTGGGTGGACCCTCCACACGGTCTGGCCTGGGTGCTGCTGACCAACCGGGTTCATCCCACGCGGCACGCGGGCACAGATATCCAAGCGCTGCGCCGTGCAGTCGGCAACACCCTGCTGGCCTGAGGGCTGCCCGGTGTTCAGACCGAGGCGGTATTGGCGTAGTGCATGCCCTCTGGGCGAAAGGGCTGGTTTCTCCGGCAGGTTCCTGACCGCTCAGTGGCAAGGCTGCAGTGTGGTGCGCGGGCCCCTCTCAGGCCCTCTGCTCTTCTTCCTGTCCGGGAACATCTGCCGCGGGCAGGCGCAGGCAGAAGGTCGTGCCATCCGGCCCAGTGTGCTGGACCTCCAGGGTGCCGCGAAGCTGGGAAGCGATCCACTGGGCGATGGGCAGGCCCAGACCGGCGCCGCCAGGTTCGCGCTGACGGGCCGGGTCGGCGCGGTAGAAGCGCTCGAAGATGTGCGGCTGCGCCTCAGGCGGAATGCCGCTGCCCTGGTCCTGAACGCTCAGCAGGACCTCGCCGCCCTGCTGATCCAGGTACACCGTGACGGTGCTGCCCTCGGGACTGTACTTGATGGCGTTGTCCAGCAGGATCAGCAGCAGCTGCTTCAGGCGGTCGTGGTCGCCTGACACCATGTACGGACGGTCGTCAGCGTGCAGGGCCAGCCTCAGCGCCGGGGCCA
This window of the Deinococcus malanensis genome carries:
- a CDS encoding serine hydrolase domain-containing protein, with product MQIPDRTAEVLAQAVAQGLPGAALGVVNLQGQRAALVLGQAQIFPEPVPLDQDMWWDLASLTKPLFTARQVLRATGEGRLDLDDPLQAHLPDLAWMQGSALNSRTLRQLMTHTAGLPAWAPMYTWGDTATIRARLLQEPWVLDEPGEVRYSDLGYLLLGRVLERVYGQPLRDFVLEAGLTFMPEPSRSVATERCAWRERVLRGETHDENAAAHGGVAGHAGLFGTLDGVLDQAEALLRGSWLGAAALSAATRPYAPGRTLAFVQAQPGWSGGGLTSPDAYGHTGFTGTGLWVDPPHGLAWVLLTNRVHPTRHAGTDIQALRRAVGNTLLA